A stretch of DNA from Malus sylvestris chromosome 9, drMalSylv7.2, whole genome shotgun sequence:
ctagaagaagttatgggcattgtaacactgaaaggttcagaaacgggctaagcagatttggctaataaaatgagaaagtaaaggcacttgttttgtgttttgctttgtcatcaacactcagcagcaaatggggttatgattacaCTCATTTgtctttggagcaagtggaaatacACAGCTAGAAGAGAAGGCAcaacacatgcaaaggaaaggagaaacatgggctGAAAATAGGTGGattggtggttgaaatgatgaagcatgtgtgtgtaaatgtaaaggaaaacatggcagaaaatgtgtgtgttttatggtggaaatgatgaagcatgtgtgtgtaaatgtaaaggggaaacatgacaacacacacccacacaagctacacatgcaaaggaaatggagtggtcctctctcaaagcttataaataccacctcccatattcatcaagaAAACAGATTTTATCCTTGCCTTAGCCGCACCTCTCCATCACCATTCTCTCCAAATTCAgccaaaaatcatccctagccacaccacccatcaaccctaaacctttccataccattccccatccattctacaccataaaaaccacccaaaacctgtccaaaacctctagtgccgcagcttgcaagaaaggagaaagaagaagaaacctgGTGCCGTGCCtaagcccaagccttgggagtgttggagcgtttctaggtgttttctatctttgtttttaatgtctaaatttatgcatctttgctttgtgagtatgaggaactaaacccctcttagttagggggggattcgaaactatgttcatgattgcaatatgatttgattatatccagttgtgattcataagttgtgaattcaatttacttatccgttcgtataaaaactgatttgtgtatgttggttgagagtgcacgcttaattttcatgcatgaatttgacgctagaatataagggagtttcacctaatcgttatgaacttatattcacaagtagtgaaggttgctagtcacaatcacgttaagtaaattcttggcataagtttcatgcaaatcatagtaatgagtgcctcgtcaatgcttatgtttttcatagaacttaatgattcttgcttgtatctctattatgcaattcatgtagggaacttgtagggaatgttttgggttgtcgtatgcaatcatccaacccaataacttgtggaaaaactgagggttaattagtgcaattcacggttaatttggggcgttgagtattcatagcttattgaaaagcaactggaaatcgttttgtatgcaagtgtgacatgtgtggagaagaacctcctagctagccttccatccataagtttcattcaaattcatttacaatctgttttgttttacaaagtttgttttgttttcaaattcgtcaaaaccaattccccctttattttggaGTGTTAGATtaattagaaatcaatttagtttgtgtttttaagtgtcttgagtcaagtggTAAACCAATTTCTTCCAAATTTGAGTGTTTAGGTGccgttttgagtcttttggtttgttttagtgttttaaagtatagttttgcattctttgagtctagtttagtgttttaaactttgtttttacattttcaagtcagtttccaagtgatttagcaatccctcctaatccccggcctagaatgatccctacttacatacttgctacaattgataaaagaggtttaatttgtgtgcttatatatttcgcatcaggtaccttccaacacaatgatgaggatttggtttttaattacatgactgttaaagagagttataaacatggatgaaaatttgatttactctttggtgtatgcttggttgtggttataatttatgaacacatgcaatcataaggaaaaatcaattttgtaacatgcttgaaagaaggaactcaaatgtacgctacaaccttgtgagacttgagcctaaacgtttatttggagggttaataatctgtgcatcattgttttctaaagtcgttgcatgatctcattattctttgcttggttgctacttagaaggcgtttcatcatttagttccaaatgctagaactcatgcctatttcattcaaagcatgctattgatttgcataatacatattcaagatgaagttgtgtagtgaccaccacaacCAAATTGTTgtgccctatttcattatgtgtttaagtttaatcccgttgagccttgtgtagcctatgttctttgttaacccacactatcctcacctagcttagattaggaccatccatacccttgttcttgaagtatagtggagcaCAACTTAGAAAGAATTCATTTTGATTAACATTATTGcataaaacaagtgtgggggaatttagATTTCAAAGTTgtgttttttttgtgtgtgccAAAGAAATTGGGCACGGCAGAgagaaaaattcgtggaaaaaaagaaaaagaaaagaaaaataaatgcaTGAGTTGCATGAAttttcccttgtgtttaaaagtaGATTTCTGCATTCTATGAGAATTCTAAGTACCTGAATCATTACTTTGCTCAttattgctttaagaacatttgtttacccttacctttctttgttagccaacgcccttaaccccgttacaacccttgacttccatcttgagtgttgtgtatttcaatacgtggagtttgaaattggtataagcatatgatatcactggttctcgcttctaagtaaTGGCAATCCGTTCAtgagattatatatatacatgcattaataattccagaaattgtTTCTTTGTcgaaaaacatatgtgagtactagttttcttgtttacatcaatcttctcacatatacctagtatagggagtgtagtcagaaattcttgtgtgaaaataagagtgtgtttggtaaggaattgagggaattctctaaggcatgttactacattcaaaatgctgttttaattgattaaatgtaaactagtgaatggtgactatgatcaagtatgctcgagggtaaggatcacttaaatctatgtgagtggtgatctttggcatgtcatgtttcattgaaaatccctgaggcaaatgttggaaggtatAAGTTATGTTTTgtcattgttttgttttgctcgaggactagcaaaagctaagtgtgggggaatttgataggagcatatttatgcgattgagttagcttgttctcatgcatttatgttgttatttcttagttaattatatattttaagctattttcgtgtgtttgtaggtccataggctttataaagcaataaggtgtattttggagcagttttgggcttggaatggatagcacatgcatggagcaaggtggatggacgaaatagaagactaaagaggcttggaatgtgttaaaaagaaagaagaattaatgtaaaaatgacaaagagctcaacaaccaaagaagaaacatgagtcaagattaccttatcatcatccatgttccctccttgcacttaattgctacaccattccttgttccctccatcatttcagatttcatgcatcattacattgaatcattgctctcaattgctacaccattccttgttccctcaatcatttcagatttcatgcatcattactttgaatcatttcaacaccactccattttacccatgctttgcatcattactttactttcacctttgaatcatttcaacaccactccattttacccaccactccattttacccatgctttgcatcattactccactttcacctttgaatcatttcaacactactccattttacccatgctttgccttgcacttcctttataaaaggaagtgtgtgtaacataaatggagttcatatttttttagatcattcactcccatttcaatacaaccttcatccaaacacatccattcatcttcacatccattcctccatacaaacaaaccttcaaacactcaccaacaccttgtgccgtaacaAAGGAAGGAaatgaaagtgcttggacgtgcgtgctgtcaacttggatcgttggagcgtttaggtgttttctttcttttgtttctaatgttaaattcattttctggttttgttgcaattatgagtggctaaacccccatttagttagggggaagtttgaagccatgaacatgcttgagatatgaattgatttcttccaattgtgattagataagttgtgattgtaattcaattatctattttattcataactgattcttgtatgtttcttaaggatgcatacttaattttcatgcatgaattagatgctagaatataaatgagtttcacctaatcgttacaagtttatattcatgagtagtgaaggttgtttatcacaatcgcgttaattgaattcttgtcAATTGTATCaagcattcatagttataattgcctcgtcaacacttatgattttcattgaacgtaatgatctctgattgtatctctattatgcattcatataggggacttttagagaatgatttgggttgtcgcatgcattcatccaattcaatgagtaaaggaaaatatgagggttaatttgtgcatcacggttaatttggggtgttgagcataatagtttattgaaaagcaattggaaatcgattcatgtacaagtgtgtcatgtgtgaagaatggacctctaactaatccatccatcatcgtattcctcaaatttgtcttacaatctgcctagttttataacttgtttgtttgtttcaaattcatcaaaaccaaaatccccattttactttcttgttccaaagtgttaaatttcggttttgtttgtgtttttgagtgttttgattcaaaccaaaacactaaattcgtccaaaattgtgttagagtcaaatctgcccagtttgtgtttttttaggcagttttgagtctttagaatctattttgagtcccttgagtctattcaaacgtttttaactttatttttatgtttttgagtaagtttagaggttttagcaagccctcttaATCCttggtttagaacgatccctacttgcatttataatacaatttgacaacaagagggtttaatttgagtgcttaactttcatcgcatcaatgACCACGCCAGCCTTCGCTACATCACCATCGTCTTCCATGTCCATTTCTACGGGACTCCCTCATCAGCGTTTATTATCTATCAAGCCTTCAATGTTTCTCTCAGCAACTACCATCTTCCTCCCTGATCACTTATATACTCATTCCCATATCCACGACTACTCCAATCTGAACCCTAAGGTTCCCAACCCCAACTATAATATGTAGATATAACAAGGCCATGACTCGCTGCAAAAAGGGTGGGTTTAAGGCAGGGGATGTGTTTTGGAGTTTGGCAATTTGCCCACTGTAGAAATTAACTCACTTATAGCAGATTACATTGCATGTGCCACCATAACGAATAGGGCCGGCTACAACGATCTAGGTATTGAACTCATCACAATATGTATATATCTTACTTACGTTCTTGTTTGTCTCTAACCCATTGGAGACAAACTTGCTACCTCATTTGTGGATAATACTGTTGAAATATCTCACTCGACCGTATCAATAAGAAagaaagagtttaaatatcctaaccctACTCCAACTAAAACCgagattttttgtgataaaactccacacctgacggatttgtaagtggtaattaccaagttgatGACAATATagatgttgttggaagtgggccaTTTGCCCTTCTCTTTGCCAATATTTAGAAGAAGATAAATTTCCTCTACCATGAAGATGagaaaaagggaggaaaaaaagAGATATTTGGTGGTTGGGGCTTTCGAAAAGAGGTGTTAGTTTTAGTTGGGCTTTTGAAAAGAGGCGTTAGTTTCAGTTGGGCTTTCGAAAAGATTGGTTGGGGCTTCTGAAAAGAGGTGTTAGTTTTAGTTGGGCTTTTGAAAAGATTAGCGTTTGTTCCAACTGGATTTTCGAAAAGAGGCGTTGGTTCCAACATATCAAAAGATTTATTTATCGGGCTTTCGAAAAAAGATGTTAGTTCTAATTGGACTTTCGAAAATGGGATATTGGAAAATAGAAAGGAAAGTATTTTAGGATTTGatttaagagtaaattgtagcaatgttccctcaactttaatcaaattggagcattggtccctcaactaaaaatctattaccattggttcctgaactcatcaaaatgtgtaattatggtcattttcgtcaactttgtcagaattttgtcaaaataagttatgttggaaggaccattgctacaatttgggTCTCTCAACTAATCAAGATGtttagctatggtcattttcgtcaacttcatcaaaattttgtcaaatgagttatattggaagtaccattgctacaattggttAAAgtttgagggaccattgctccaaatgagctaaagttgagggacaatttctccaattggattaaagttgagagaccaatgataatgaatttttaattaaggGACCATAGATGCACGTTTTGATGCGTTGAGGGACCAacggtaatggatttttagttgagggaccattgctccaattgagttaaaagttaagggaccattgctacaatttactcttgatttaattagtgattttatatgatttaattagggttttgatatgATTTAATTTGTTCTAGGTTTTCTTGTCTTGTAGACAAAggattgttttgatttatttcctagTATTGCTCCTTTGTAATCTTATAAATACCTCCTTATGGAGAAGAATAAATTATTGAAGTAgtattttgagaaaaaaaatggtaTTAAAGCCAGGCAGCGAGCTTGTACTGTACtgccacgtgatgggtgggtccccttggccctgcgcgatgatggtgggtcccttggTCCCGCGTGTAGGGTGAGCCCCCTTGACTCCACGTGGTtgtcgatgtgtggatctcccatGTATAACCCACTAATTGGGTCCCAtgtgagggggcgtgttgaaatgtcccacatcgaccgtatcaatgagaaaagaagagtttaaatatcctaattCCACACTAACActgaggccttttgtgataaaaccccacacctgacggattgtgcatATGATAATTATCAAGTTGAgaacaatatcggtgttgttggaagtgggcttTTTGCCCGTCTCTTTGATAATTCTACAGATACATGTCAATGAATGCATGAGATAGCTATTTTCAAACTTCAAAGGCCAAAGCTTTCTTCATGCAACATTGTTACTATGTTGTCGTGACTATATTTTTGTAATCCCATGGGAATAATTAATTAGATGTTAGagagttttgtttttgtggtcAAGTAGATATGTTAGAGAGATTAGATAAGTtgcacaaagaaagaaagaacacgGAATGTGGGATCATTTGGCACTGCTTTCCCTAGAAGCCATAGATTCTTGAATGCTTGCATTCGCGAGGGAGACCTTTGTTGAACTTAATACGGTCAGTGCAGTAGTCATAGACCATGAACTTGCTCTGCACCCATCGAAGCCTGTTTCGCTCTGCAGCATTGAGCCCTTGGTTCTTCCATGAAGAGCCGACTGCTGATCTTTCCGTAGATGTGGACGCACAAGATGGTCCTTGTGACCCAAGGCAAGCGTTGATGTTGAAGTTTCTGTAAGAGGCAGTGAAAGGAGCTAGGCTCCAGTCAGTCTTCACACGCCCACCTTGTGTTGCCCAGTCATCGGCATTCCAAAAGGTTGCATAAATCCCCATGGATTGGTTTTTAGGGAATGGAAGACCAATTGATTCCAAGTTGTTGAACACTCTAATTTTACTGTCATCTACCAAGAATCTGCATGACAGTTACATATGAGTTCAAGGTGAGTGCAATAAAATTTTGGGTAAAGACCAATACCGAGTACCAACCTACAATACTTGGTAACTAGTCGATATTCGGTTAATATTTTGTATATAACCTCAAGTTTATAAACTATTGTAGGCTGGTATTTGGTACCACCaattaaattttttctaaattCTAGTAGAGATGGACTAATTCGGGCAGACCTTTGTCAGAGACGTGGTTTACAAATATGGTCAGGATTATGATATGTGTCGTTGAGTGGTACTTACATAATGCGCTTGGTGTTCCAAACAATGGAGTAGGTGTGGAAGTCCTGAGTGGGATCGAACCATAGATGGAATTGTTGTTCCTTGAGCCCTTGTCCTTGGGCGTAGACATTAGTATGGATAGTGTAGGGTTCCCCAGTTGAGTTCCCCAGAAACTCAAAGTCAATCTCATCATGATTTGCACCTGAAGAAGATAActgcacatgcatgcatgcatatgttTCAATAATTAGCAATGCACAAGCAATATTTATGAAAATACCTATCAAATAAAACTaggaccaaatttttttttagggcTAGGGATTGAGAGTTGTTACGTAAAATGTTGTCACGGTACCAGCTGAGTTCCCAGGTTGCAACTTGAGTTGCATATCAAACCTTCCAAATAAGTACGCATTCTTTGATTTGAAACCTGCTCCAGAAGATTTGTCAAGGGCGAGTGTGATAATTTGTCCATTTTCGAGAACCTTAGCGTGTTGATCGCCGAACATAACCTCATAGTCTTGATAGAAATTACCGGCTGAGGCAACGACGGCCATCAGAGAAATTGTGATcgaacaaagaaaaaacaacaTCGAGACCTTAGAAGAAGACATTTTTATTTGAAGAATTTTGTATAGGACTCAAAACTCAAATTGACGTTGGTTAGGATAATTTGGAAAAACAAGACTTTGAAAACTATTCAGAAACAGAAATGATCAGAAAATGAGGAAATAATGTTGTTACAAAGTTTCTCTTCAATGGACAACAATTTCCTATCAGAGAAAAAGCAATTTTTAAAAGTAATCTAGATTTTcatttaaaaagtaaaactaagaATACAATCTAAATTAATCTTCAGATTGTATCTCAGTTCGTAAAAATTGTTTCCGAAACACAAAATGTTGCTTATAAATTGTAGGCAGAGTGGTATGCTGCGTTTGAATAGATCATGCTGTATTTAGAATATTGAGATTGAATGTCCAAATTAACGTGGTTTCCCATTGCAAATTGGGATTGTGGCCATGCGACAAACTAGCTACATATTTTTTGGATGATGCTGTTGTTATTAGTCTATCTGAATGAATGGGATTGTTATATCAAAAACTAAGACTTCCCCTGATCATCATAAATGTTGCCCTTGTGACTATATTTAGGATACTAATTAGTAACTGTTGGGATCTAGACGAGATAATGCAAACACTGTTGACCGATTAATCAAAGAGGTCGATATacagttgttgatgcacaaaaccggagggtcttggaacaacgtaaatccaaccgtgaatctgcaagaaagtaaagaacacaagatgtatcgtggttcaccccaatgtttgggctacgtccacactgatgttgattgtatttctttgtaactgtatgtatggattacaagtgtgaggggaagtcccccagagaaagaaagagttgGTGAGAGCCTCTATTTGGGGATGTTaggcttgaggattgtgagggtgatgaggagtcccttttatagactaagggctcctccccttttacatagatcatgggctcaatgtctggaagcccaagtaacgaggcccaatataatatggtactaatagtagtcccccaagtctttagtcaagaaagtcttttggttggagacttgaaattcagtccatgtgtggaccgaagtaactagatgtcgtatAAAAttgaatactcgatatgaggcggtgctcaatgtgaaatgatgctcaactagaagtagcacatgttgcgaggctgctcggcttgtggcttatgttgccttggttggctcggcttgtggcgttgaaggtgagagagtcccttttatagaataagggctcgctcctcaatacataaatgatgggttagagttgatgcttgtggcgaggcgattgctcagcaggcggcgatgctctctaatgatggtgagggagtcccttttatagaataagggcttgctcctcaatacataagtgatgggttaggagtgatgctcgcggtgaggcggttgctcagttggcggcgatgctctctaatgaaggtgagggagtcccttttatagaataagggttcgcttctcaatacataagtgatgggctaagagtctctctctaatgaagatgagggagttccttttataaaataagggtttgctcctcaatacatgaatagtGGGTGCTCtataatgaaagtgagggagtcccttttatagaataagggttcgctcctcagtacataaataatgggctgaGTCCcacaagtatttttcatgaggcccagttgcggaaacccaatatatggtacatagtgcagtcccccaagtcttcagtcaatagaggctgttggctggagacttcaaattcaatccatgtatgggttgaagtggcggttgttcggaggcggtctttgtattccctgcactgaagctttgtaggtgaaactttgcaagtgaagctttgaagctggagcttttgtaaatgaagcttttgaagctgattgacatgagtaatgctcatgaatgtttatgttgattgacatgagtgatgctcatggatgttgacatgagtgatgctcataaatgttgacatgaatgatggtcatgcatgtttatgtatgattgacatgagtgatgctcatgaatgtttatgtatgattgacatgagtgatgctcatgtataattttggagtactgaagtacttttgatcacctagtgggtgataatagcggcaggctgccgaataattttggagtactggacgtacttttgatcacctaggtGATAAttgcggcaggctgccgaataattttggagtattggacgtacttttgattacctggttggtgataatagcggctgATTgtagaataattttggagtactgggagtacttttgatcacctggttggtgataatagcggcagactgccaaataattttttagtattgggcgtacttttgatcacttggttggtgataatagcggcaggctgctgaataatttttgagttctggacgtacttttgatcacttggttggtgataatagagggtgaacATTTAAGTGGAGGGGTGAAGGttgaagtttgaagccatagggcctgactcttttgggcatatcagccttcgccctccacataataTTCCAGCCCACTATTTTGGGCTTGTGGGCTTGGCGACATTTTggcctttttttatattttttattaccctctgttggggttatacagatgtctccaaaagataaatcacatcattcaaaacaaaggtttcGACATAAAAACTTCGACAGTTGCAAATCGTTGGTGTGTACTGCACCTACTGCATACTGGGTTGTTGcaaatctttttccatgtgcgTACTGAGCCTACTGAATGTtttaccttttcctttctctttatttttctttcttttggcagatgacAGACAAGGGAATAATGCCATTTCCTTGTTTTTGTAAAGGCAGATCAGGAGAGATGAGGATAAGATattcttttttccttctttttccctttttttttcctacttttgcttttgtttcctttctcgGCTTTTCTCCATGAGCAACTGCTTTGGATATGTCGCTTGATGACATGATTAAGGAAATATTCCTTTCTTTAAAGTGATAGCTGTTTGGACAGCCTTTTCGACACCACCCATTTgcttttcttgattttttttttttttatccttaaTCTCACAGTTGGCGCACTAGTTCCAGATCCTCCAACGCTTTTTCCAGAGGTGGTGGTGTCGTAAGCGAGCCAGACGATGGAGAATTGACCCCAACCGAGCTTCCTCTAAGCCACATAGCGGCCGCCGTTGAACTGATCGCCGACCTTGACGGCTTGGTAGCCTCCTTTCCTGTAGGGGTCGATGCTCTCATCGTCCTCCTTCGACCCAGATGAAGATGAGCACGACATTGATCCAACCAGGTTTTTCTCATTTCCCGATCCAAATTCAAATTGGGTTTCCTGAATACggacccaaaacccaaaaagcgATGGCCTTTATCACCCTTCTTTATGTCAGAGATTGGAATGGAGGATTGTGTGATGTTCAACAGAAAGGCTATTCTCCTATCTCCTCCACCGCTAGGATTCTGTACGGTAACTGCCATGCTGTCACCGTTGCCTTTTCTCTAATCTCAAAATCTCTAGAGCGACTTTTGTTgcttcttgtttctttttgttgtcaTCGCCTGTATATCCCCATAATTCAGCCATGCCAGAATGTGAGACAGAACCCTTAGGACTCCATTCAGATCCATCCATCAGTTTTGGAACCTTTTTATGTGCTTTTTTGGATTTCTTCAGTGTCGAAAAAGGTACTGGTTGTATAAATGGGTTTTTCTGTAGCATGCTCTTAACATGGAGTACTTTCTGTCTATGTTtttcaatcttcctcttcatcgaATGATCTTTGGACTTGTCTTCGAAGAACTTCGAAGAAGAGGGACTCGACGGAGGCATAAGCAAGAGAGCCACCGGAAGCGTCCTTGGTGGACTGC
This window harbors:
- the LOC126583855 gene encoding xyloglucan endotransglucosylase protein 1-like → MSSSKVSMLFFLCSITISLMAVVASAGNFYQDYEVMFGDQHAKVLENGQIITLALDKSSGAGFKSKNAYLFGRFDMQLKLQPGNSAGTVTTFYLSSSGANHDEIDFEFLGNSTGEPYTIHTNVYAQGQGLKEQQFHLWFDPTQDFHTYSIVWNTKRIIFLVDDSKIRVFNNLESIGLPFPKNQSMGIYATFWNADDWATQGGRVKTDWSLAPFTASYRNFNINACLGSQGPSCASTSTERSAVGSSWKNQGLNAAERNRLRWVQSKFMVYDYCTDRIKFNKGLPRECKHSRIYGF